The following DNA comes from Occultella kanbiaonis.
GAGCCACTCGGCGCAGGCGTACAGGTCGTCGAACACGTTCTGCTTGCGATCCTTCGTGCCCGCGTCGTGCCACTGCTCGCCGTACTCCCCGCCGCCGCGCAGCGTCGCGACCGCGAGCGTGCCACCGGCCGCGACCCACGCGACGAAGATCGCCCGGAACTCCGGGTTCACCTCGATCCGGAACCCGCCGTAGCCGTACAGGAGCGTGGGCCGGGGTGCACCGTCGGCGAGGTCCGCGCGCTGGACGAGGAACATCGGTACCTCGGTGCCGTCCACGGACGTCGCACGAGGTCGGGTCACGCAGACCTCACCGACGTCGAACGCGCCGGCCGGCCCGGCCAGCACCTTGTGCTTCGGCGCCGGTGCGGTGACGACCCGGTGGTTCGTCCCGGCATCGGTGAACGAGACGGTGCGGACGTGGACGACGGCGGAGCCCTCCTCCACGTCGAGGCCCGCCACGGTCACGGCCTCGCCGAGGTCGACGGCGCGGCGCGCCTCGGTGACGCCCACCGGAACCCCGTCGTCGTCCGCCTGGTCGAAACCGGCGAGCACCACCCGGTGCGTGGCGTCGCGGGAGTAGACGAGCACGAGACCGTCCGCCGTGAGCGCGGACTCCGGACGCAGCACACCGTCCGCGGACTCGGCCACGAGCTCGCGGAACTCGGGCTCCGAACCCGCACCGACGCCGTCGGGATCGATCGTGACGATCCGGCGGCGAGGCGCGCCGTCATCCGTGTGCAGCACGAGCCGGCCGCCCCGGGCGCCGAGGACCGCCCACCGGGCGCGCGCATCGGAGGTCAGCGCGACCTCGTCGGCGTCGATGTCGATGCCACGTGGGCCCGGCACGAGCCGCCGTACCGCGAGGTCGCTCGGCCCCGAGGAGCCCGCCGCGTACCTGATCACGAGCCAGTCCCCCGCGACGTCCGGGTAGGCGAACAGCTTCGGCGCATCCGGCCGGTGCCAGACGGTGACGTCGTCCGCCGGTGCGTCGCCGAGCCGGTGCAGCCGCAGGTACCCGGCCTCGGTGACGTCGGCGAAGGTCGCGCCGGTCGGGGCGTCGTGGACCCAGTACAGGAAGCCGCTCGAGTCGGGCAGCCAGGTGGGCTCGACCCACTTCGTCCACATGATCTGGTCGGGCCGGAGGGCTCCCGTCGCGACGTCGAGCACGCGGATCGTGCGCCAGTCCGAGCCGGCCTCGGCGAGCGCATAGGCGAGCAGTTCCCCGTCCGGGCTCACCGACCAACTGGTCACCGCCGTCGTCCCCGCGGTGTCGAGCCCGTTCGGGTCGAGCAGGACACGGTCCTCGAGGGACGGCACGCCGCCCTCGTCGGAGACGACGAACCAGTCCTGGTTCGCGGTCCCGTCGTTCACCCACGCGAACGTGCGACCGTGCCGCTCGTGCGGGAGGCCAACGCTCGGCGCGTGCAGGATCTGCGAGACGAGGTCGTCGAACACCGGGCGCCCGGGCAGCGCCGCGAGGATCGGTTCACTGAGCGTGTTCTGCGCGGCGACGAACGCCTGCGTCTGTGCCGAATCAGGGTCCTCGAGCCAGCGGTACGGGTCGGCGACGCTCACCCCGTGCAGGACGTCGACGACGTCGGACCGGCTGGCCGGCGGGTAGCTCAGGGATTCAGGGCTCGAGTCGAGATGCATGTGTCCCAGTCAATCGCACCCGGAGCAGACCCCAGCACACGACCCGGCTATCCCCGCGGCGGGACCTCGCCCGTGCCTCGGTGGATCACCCTGGTGGGGATCTCGATGTGGTGCGGCGGTCCGGTGGGGTCGGCCAACCGGTCCAGCGCGAGCCGCGCCGCCCGCCGGCCGAGCTCGGTGGGATCGTAGGCGACCACGCTGATCCCGAACGCATCCGCCAGGTCGAAGTCGTCGAACCCGATGAACGCGACCTCCTCGAGCCGGCGGCCGAGCGCTCGAAGCGCGCCGGCGCTGGCCCGGTTGTTGCCGGTGATGATGGCGGTGGGCGGCTCGGCCATCGACATCAGGTCGCGCACGGCCTCCTCCGGGCTCGGCCCGTCCAGGTCCGAGAG
Coding sequences within:
- a CDS encoding prolyl oligopeptidase family serine peptidase, whose product is MHLDSSPESLSYPPASRSDVVDVLHGVSVADPYRWLEDPDSAQTQAFVAAQNTLSEPILAALPGRPVFDDLVSQILHAPSVGLPHERHGRTFAWVNDGTANQDWFVVSDEGGVPSLEDRVLLDPNGLDTAGTTAVTSWSVSPDGELLAYALAEAGSDWRTIRVLDVATGALRPDQIMWTKWVEPTWLPDSSGFLYWVHDAPTGATFADVTEAGYLRLHRLGDAPADDVTVWHRPDAPKLFAYPDVAGDWLVIRYAAGSSGPSDLAVRRLVPGPRGIDIDADEVALTSDARARWAVLGARGGRLVLHTDDGAPRRRIVTIDPDGVGAGSEPEFRELVAESADGVLRPESALTADGLVLVYSRDATHRVVLAGFDQADDDGVPVGVTEARRAVDLGEAVTVAGLDVEEGSAVVHVRTVSFTDAGTNHRVVTAPAPKHKVLAGPAGAFDVGEVCVTRPRATSVDGTEVPMFLVQRADLADGAPRPTLLYGYGGFRIEVNPEFRAIFVAWVAAGGTLAVATLRGGGEYGEQWHDAGTKDRKQNVFDDLYACAEWLRSSGTASAIAVHGRSNGGLLVGAAMTQRPELWAAALPTVGVLDMLRFHRFTVGWAWCSDYGDPDDAAEFPALYAYSPLHRVRDDVTYPPTLICTGDHDDRVVPAHSLKFGAELQHALSGGSGESGPVLLRVDTRAGHGMGKPKDAQAAEFADQLAFAAHHTGLVPEPPVADV